One window from the genome of Serinibacter salmoneus encodes:
- a CDS encoding DUF948 domain-containing protein, translated as MSVSLGDIAGLIAAIAFVALVIAIAVPLLRLGSVLDETRSSITQVTEHTLPVIDEAAEAVRGANAQLAKVDTVTTSAAEVGTNVSALTTLVSATLARPMIKAASFTYAVRAVVSRRRKGRA; from the coding sequence GTGTCGGTATCCCTCGGCGACATCGCTGGCCTCATCGCGGCCATCGCGTTCGTTGCACTCGTCATCGCGATCGCGGTCCCGCTGCTGCGACTCGGCTCCGTGCTGGACGAGACCCGCTCGAGCATCACGCAGGTCACCGAGCACACGCTCCCGGTGATCGACGAGGCCGCCGAGGCGGTGCGTGGCGCGAATGCCCAACTCGCGAAGGTCGACACGGTGACCACCTCGGCCGCCGAGGTCGGCACGAACGTCTCCGCGTTGACGACGCTGGTCTCCGCGACGCTGGCGCGGCCGATGATCAAGGCGGCGTCCTTCACCTACGCGGTGCGCGCCGTCGTCAGCCGCCGCCGCAAGGGCCGCGCATGA
- the alaS gene encoding alanine--tRNA ligase, whose product MRTAEIRRRYLDFFADRGHTVVPSVPLVSPDPSILFTIAGMVPFIPYIVGTQDAPYSRAVSAQKCIRTNDIESVGRTTRHGTFFQMLGNFSFGDYFKEGAISFAWHFLTSSTEQGGLGMDRDLFWVTIWEEDDVARHALIDIGVPAERIVALPREEIFWDTGQPGPAGPCAEFHVDRGPQYGPAYDPATGAAGWTDEIGDRYLEIWNLVFDQYLRGEGSGKDYPLLKELDSKSIDTGAGLERIAFLLQGKNNMYEIDEVFPVIQRAQELSGKAYGAGGEDDVRMRVVADHVRSSLMLVGDGVRPANEGRGYVLRRLLRRSVRAMRLLGVTEPSLPQLLPVSKEAMKESYPELEADFERISAIIYAEEEAFLRTLASGTTILQDAVTALRTSGGGVLSGQDAFKLHDTYGFPIDLTLEMAAEQGVSIDTEEFRRLMGEQKARARADALARKSGHADTSVYTTLSADLSAPVRFLGYTEATANVRVVGLLVDGVPTPTATAPADVEVILDQTPFYAESGGQLADHGQVTLRGGGVLQVDDVQRPIAGLIVHRARLIEGQVDLEETGVAAIDTERRHAIARAHTATHLVHKALRETLGETATQAGSENAPHRLRFDFRATGAVPGGALAEINERVNSRAFENLEVTDRTMPIEDAKALGAMALFGEKYGNQVRVVEVGGDWSRELCAGTHVASTGLLGPVTILGESSIGSGVRRVDALVGDSATRFHAREQALVSQLSQLVGARSEELPDRVATLMQRLKEADREIAALRQAQLLASAAALAANAREVDGVRVVAHDAGTVGSGDDLRTLALDLRERLGGASVVAVGGVAKDRAALVIATSPQARERGLRAGALVRELTQAMGGKGGGRDDVAQGGAPDASRLPEALATLESAVTAVVRA is encoded by the coding sequence TTGCGCACCGCTGAGATCCGCCGCCGCTACCTGGACTTCTTCGCCGATCGCGGCCACACCGTCGTGCCCAGCGTCCCGCTGGTCTCGCCGGATCCCTCCATCCTGTTCACGATCGCGGGCATGGTGCCGTTCATCCCCTACATCGTGGGCACGCAGGACGCGCCGTACTCCCGCGCCGTGAGCGCCCAGAAGTGCATCCGCACCAACGACATCGAGTCGGTGGGCCGCACCACGCGGCACGGCACGTTCTTCCAGATGCTGGGGAACTTCTCCTTCGGTGACTACTTCAAGGAGGGGGCGATCTCCTTCGCGTGGCACTTCCTGACCTCCTCGACCGAGCAGGGCGGCCTGGGGATGGACCGTGACCTGTTCTGGGTCACGATCTGGGAGGAGGACGATGTCGCACGGCACGCCCTGATCGACATCGGGGTCCCGGCCGAGCGCATCGTGGCGCTCCCGCGCGAGGAGATCTTCTGGGACACCGGGCAGCCCGGCCCGGCGGGACCGTGCGCGGAGTTCCACGTCGATCGCGGTCCGCAGTACGGGCCCGCCTACGACCCCGCGACCGGCGCCGCCGGGTGGACCGACGAGATCGGCGACCGCTACCTGGAGATCTGGAACCTGGTCTTCGACCAGTACCTGCGCGGGGAGGGCAGCGGCAAGGACTACCCGCTGCTGAAGGAACTCGACTCCAAGTCGATCGACACCGGCGCGGGTCTGGAACGCATCGCGTTCCTGCTCCAGGGCAAGAACAACATGTACGAGATCGACGAGGTCTTCCCCGTCATCCAGCGCGCCCAGGAGCTCTCCGGCAAGGCCTACGGGGCCGGCGGTGAGGACGACGTGCGGATGCGGGTCGTCGCCGACCACGTGCGCAGCTCCCTCATGCTGGTCGGCGACGGTGTGCGCCCGGCGAACGAGGGCCGCGGCTACGTGCTGCGGCGGCTGCTGCGCCGCAGCGTGCGCGCGATGCGGCTGCTGGGGGTCACCGAGCCCTCGCTGCCCCAGCTGCTCCCGGTCTCCAAGGAGGCCATGAAGGAGTCCTACCCCGAGCTGGAGGCCGACTTCGAGCGGATCTCCGCGATCATCTACGCCGAGGAGGAGGCGTTCCTGCGCACCCTCGCCTCGGGGACGACGATCCTGCAGGACGCGGTGACGGCGCTGCGCACCTCCGGTGGTGGCGTGCTCAGCGGGCAGGACGCCTTCAAGCTGCACGACACCTACGGGTTCCCGATCGACCTGACGTTGGAGATGGCGGCCGAACAGGGCGTGTCGATCGACACCGAGGAGTTCCGGCGCCTCATGGGCGAGCAGAAGGCCCGCGCCCGCGCGGACGCGCTGGCACGCAAGTCCGGGCACGCCGACACCTCCGTGTACACCACGCTGTCGGCAGACCTGAGTGCGCCCGTGCGCTTCCTGGGCTACACCGAGGCCACCGCGAACGTGCGGGTGGTGGGCCTGCTGGTGGACGGCGTGCCCACGCCCACGGCGACGGCACCGGCCGACGTGGAGGTCATCCTGGACCAGACCCCGTTCTATGCGGAGTCCGGCGGGCAGTTGGCCGACCACGGCCAGGTCACGCTTCGCGGCGGGGGCGTGCTGCAGGTCGATGACGTGCAGCGACCCATCGCCGGCCTGATCGTGCACCGTGCGCGCCTGATCGAGGGTCAGGTCGACCTGGAGGAGACGGGTGTCGCCGCGATCGACACCGAGCGTCGCCACGCGATCGCGCGGGCCCACACGGCCACCCACCTCGTGCACAAGGCACTGCGGGAGACCCTCGGGGAGACTGCCACCCAGGCCGGCAGCGAGAACGCCCCGCACCGGCTGCGGTTCGACTTCCGCGCGACCGGCGCGGTCCCCGGCGGCGCACTCGCCGAGATCAACGAGCGTGTGAACTCCCGCGCCTTCGAGAACCTCGAGGTGACCGACCGCACGATGCCGATCGAGGATGCCAAGGCGCTGGGCGCGATGGCCCTGTTCGGGGAGAAGTACGGCAACCAGGTCCGTGTCGTGGAGGTCGGCGGCGACTGGTCGCGCGAGCTGTGCGCCGGGACCCACGTCGCCAGCACGGGTCTGCTCGGCCCGGTGACGATCCTGGGGGAGTCCTCCATCGGCTCCGGCGTGCGTCGCGTCGACGCCCTGGTCGGCGACAGCGCCACCCGGTTCCACGCCCGCGAGCAGGCCCTGGTCTCCCAACTGTCGCAGTTGGTCGGCGCGCGCAGCGAGGAGCTCCCCGATCGCGTCGCCACGCTGATGCAGCGACTCAAGGAGGCCGACCGCGAGATCGCCGCGCTGCGCCAGGCTCAACTGCTGGCCTCCGCGGCAGCACTCGCCGCGAACGCGCGCGAGGTCGACGGCGTGCGCGTGGTGGCGCACGACGCCGGCACCGTCGGCAGTGGTGACGACCTGCGCACCCTCGCGCTCGACCTGCGCGAGCGCCTGGGTGGAGCCAGCGTGGTCGCGGTCGGGGGCGTGGCGAAGGACCGCGCCGCTCTGGTGATCGCCACCTCGCCGCAGGCCCGTGAGCGCGGCCTGCGGGCCGGAGCACTGGTGCGGGAACTGACCCAGGCGATGGGCGGCAAGGGCGGCGGTCGGGACGACGTGGCCCAGGGCGGCGCACCCGATGCCTCCCGGCTGCCGGAGGCACTCGCCACCCTCGAGTCCGCCGTCACCGCCGTGGTGCGGGCCTGA
- the ruvX gene encoding Holliday junction resolvase RuvX produces the protein MRLAVDVGSVRVGVARSDPDGLLATPVETVQRTSGDDGTATIVAHARDLGATEVVVGLPRSLDGKQRAAADRARSYAQILAAHLHPIPVRLVDERFSTTSAHHQMREAGRRGRSQRAVVDQVAAVIVLQHALDIERSTGRAPGSIVTAGG, from the coding sequence GTGCGACTCGCCGTGGACGTCGGTTCGGTGCGGGTCGGCGTGGCGCGCAGCGACCCGGACGGGTTGCTGGCGACCCCGGTCGAGACGGTGCAACGCACCAGCGGGGACGACGGCACCGCTACAATCGTGGCTCACGCTCGCGACCTCGGCGCCACCGAGGTCGTGGTGGGACTGCCGCGCTCGCTGGACGGCAAACAGCGGGCTGCGGCAGACCGCGCGCGCAGTTACGCCCAGATCCTTGCGGCGCACCTGCACCCGATCCCGGTCCGACTCGTCGACGAACGGTTCAGCACCACCAGCGCACACCACCAGATGCGGGAGGCGGGTCGCCGGGGTCGCTCCCAGCGAGCCGTGGTAGACCAGGTTGCTGCGGTCATCGTGCTGCAGCACGCACTCGACATCGAGCGCTCCACCGGGAGGGCACCCGGAAGCATCGTGACAGCGGGGGGCTGA
- the mltG gene encoding endolytic transglycosylase MltG, which translates to MTDIFGAQEHTPQDMRRRSRRRDGARGARRRSILSFIVMIAILAGLGALLFFVVRPMLSPTVEATVVVTDYPGPGADAVEVTVPDGATGADIGQILYDAGVVATVGAFTDAYTANSSATSIQAGTYQLLEEMRAADAVAGLLDPARRVDTQITIPEGWRSDQTYQRVADLLGVGLEEVQAAASDYEALGLDGAPTTDEDAIDPMEGWFFPGTYTVAPDAEVSDVLAEMVQRTVTALDEAGVAPEDRQEVLTVASIAVREVLSAEDYGRVARVIENRLQPDNSTGANTLGMDSTLRYAWDRENPGEAMDPQLHNDSTSAYNTRNVPGLPPTPIGGVDATAIQAVINPPEGDWVWFVTLDLCTGETVFTESEDEFNQLKLEFQAWNEQYEANGSTC; encoded by the coding sequence TTGACTGACATCTTTGGTGCGCAGGAGCACACCCCGCAGGACATGCGGCGACGATCCCGGCGACGTGACGGAGCCCGCGGGGCCCGTCGGCGTTCCATCCTGAGCTTCATCGTGATGATCGCCATCCTCGCCGGTCTGGGAGCCCTGCTCTTCTTCGTCGTGCGACCCATGCTCTCCCCGACCGTGGAGGCCACCGTGGTGGTCACCGACTACCCGGGTCCCGGTGCCGACGCGGTCGAGGTCACCGTGCCCGACGGTGCCACGGGAGCCGACATCGGGCAGATCCTCTACGACGCCGGCGTCGTGGCCACGGTGGGTGCCTTCACCGATGCCTACACGGCGAACTCCTCGGCCACGAGCATCCAGGCGGGCACCTACCAGCTGCTGGAGGAGATGCGTGCGGCCGACGCCGTGGCGGGGCTCCTGGACCCGGCGCGCCGGGTGGACACGCAGATCACCATCCCCGAGGGCTGGCGCTCGGATCAGACCTACCAGCGGGTGGCGGATCTGCTCGGGGTGGGACTCGAGGAGGTCCAGGCCGCGGCGAGTGACTACGAGGCGCTCGGCCTGGACGGCGCTCCCACCACCGATGAGGACGCGATCGACCCGATGGAGGGGTGGTTCTTCCCCGGCACCTACACGGTGGCGCCGGACGCCGAGGTGTCCGATGTCCTCGCCGAGATGGTGCAGCGCACGGTGACGGCGCTCGACGAGGCGGGTGTGGCGCCCGAGGACCGCCAGGAGGTGCTCACCGTGGCCTCGATCGCGGTTCGTGAGGTGCTCTCCGCCGAGGACTACGGCCGGGTGGCACGCGTCATCGAGAACCGACTCCAACCGGACAACTCCACGGGCGCCAACACCCTGGGCATGGACTCGACGCTGCGCTACGCCTGGGATCGGGAGAACCCCGGCGAGGCCATGGATCCGCAGCTCCACAACGACAGCACGAGCGCGTACAACACCCGCAACGTCCCGGGTCTCCCGCCCACGCCCATCGGCGGCGTGGACGCCACCGCGATCCAGGCCGTGATCAATCCGCCAGAGGGCGACTGGGTCTGGTTCGTCACCCTGGACCTGTGCACCGGGGAGACCGTGTTCACCGAGTCCGAGGACGAGTTCAACCAGCTCAAGCTCGAGTTCCAGGCGTGGAACGAGCAGTACGAGGCGAACGGGAGCACGTGCTGA
- a CDS encoding shikimate dehydrogenase, whose translation MLTPAAGEATVGEGAPRRAAVIGDPVGHSLSPVLHAAAYRTLGLPHTYEAIRVPAGEAPRFLGGLDEQWLGLSVTMPHKHDVLGAVDVVQPLAEAVGAANTVLVTGSGAGRLLVAANTDVYGVAEAVRETRGLAARLAPTARAVVLGAGGTAAATLAALAELGLTSSVVCVRDPARAGGLLQAAHRMGVEVRLRRFTRAAQEIADADVVVQTAPAGAADGIAAGLGDVLGTASLRADQVLLDVVYDPWPTPLAAAWQHHGGAVAAGWLMLLHQAVEQVRLMTGRQVRVAPMREALSTALATR comes from the coding sequence GTGCTGACGCCAGCGGCGGGCGAGGCCACCGTGGGCGAGGGCGCGCCGCGCCGCGCCGCGGTGATCGGAGACCCGGTCGGGCACAGCCTCTCCCCGGTGCTGCACGCCGCCGCCTATCGCACCCTGGGGTTGCCGCACACCTACGAGGCGATCCGGGTCCCGGCGGGGGAGGCGCCCCGCTTCCTGGGTGGCCTGGACGAGCAGTGGCTCGGGCTGTCGGTCACCATGCCGCACAAGCACGATGTGCTGGGTGCCGTGGACGTGGTGCAGCCGCTGGCCGAGGCGGTGGGTGCCGCCAACACCGTGCTGGTCACGGGTTCGGGTGCGGGTCGACTCCTGGTGGCCGCGAACACCGACGTCTACGGGGTGGCCGAGGCGGTGCGGGAGACCCGCGGGCTCGCCGCCCGCCTCGCCCCGACCGCGCGGGCGGTGGTGCTCGGCGCGGGCGGGACCGCCGCCGCGACTCTCGCCGCGCTCGCCGAGCTCGGCCTCACCAGCAGCGTGGTCTGTGTCCGTGACCCGGCGCGGGCCGGCGGCCTCCTGCAGGCCGCGCACCGGATGGGTGTGGAGGTGCGACTGCGCCGGTTCACCCGTGCCGCGCAGGAGATCGCCGATGCGGATGTCGTGGTGCAGACGGCGCCCGCCGGGGCGGCAGACGGGATCGCCGCCGGCCTGGGGGACGTGCTGGGCACGGCCTCGCTGCGCGCGGACCAGGTACTCCTGGACGTGGTCTACGACCCGTGGCCCACGCCGCTCGCGGCCGCATGGCAGCACCACGGTGGCGCCGTCGCCGCCGGCTGGCTGATGCTCCTGCACCAGGCGGTCGAGCAGGTGCGCCTGATGACCGGGAGACAGGTCCGTGTCGCGCCGATGCGAGAGGCGTTGTCCACCGCACTGGCCACGCGCTGA
- a CDS encoding prepilin peptidase translates to MTASESVSVSIIVAVAAAVLSALAVWVGAARMAGLAHARPAPWYLRRPWAPLLTGATTGLSALTVVPALGWAALGCLVIVATAAAACLVDLAAHRLPDVLVLRGWVAGIVLVALGCLAQQDLETLLRAVVASAGTWSLLAALAWLYPPGLGFGDVKLAGALAVVTGAFSITAPVLALALAFLTGGVTALVLLVLGQASRGTAIPFGPVLLAGTLAALTMPVW, encoded by the coding sequence ATGACGGCGTCGGAATCGGTCTCGGTGTCGATCATTGTGGCGGTGGCCGCTGCGGTACTGAGCGCGCTCGCCGTCTGGGTCGGTGCCGCCCGCATGGCGGGACTCGCCCACGCACGGCCGGCGCCCTGGTACCTGCGCCGCCCCTGGGCGCCCCTGCTGACCGGTGCGACCACGGGTCTCTCGGCCCTGACGGTGGTGCCGGCGCTCGGGTGGGCGGCGCTCGGCTGCCTGGTGATCGTGGCGACCGCGGCGGCCGCCTGCCTCGTCGATCTCGCGGCGCACCGTCTTCCCGACGTGCTGGTGCTCCGGGGCTGGGTGGCCGGCATCGTGCTGGTCGCCCTCGGCTGCCTGGCCCAGCAGGACCTCGAGACCCTGCTGCGGGCCGTCGTGGCGAGCGCCGGGACCTGGTCATTGTTGGCGGCACTCGCGTGGCTCTACCCGCCCGGCCTGGGTTTCGGCGATGTCAAGCTCGCCGGTGCCCTCGCCGTCGTCACCGGCGCGTTCTCGATCACCGCCCCGGTGCTGGCGCTCGCGCTGGCCTTCCTGACCGGTGGCGTGACCGCGCTCGTGCTGCTGGTACTCGGGCAGGCGAGCCGGGGCACGGCGATCCCGTTCGGCCCCGTCCTGCTCGCGGGAACGCTCGCGGCCCTGACGATGCCCGTGTGGTGA
- the aroC gene encoding chorismate synthase: protein MLRWLTAGESHGPALVAVIEGVPSGVEVTTSDLTAALARRRLGYGRGARMKFEQDQVTLLGGVRHGRTQGGPVAVQIGNTEWPKWERVMSADPVDPEALTGARAAALTRPRPGHADLVGMTKYAFEEARPVLERASARETAARVALGVVAAHLLEQIAGVRLVSHVVGIGPVAVPQDAPLPGPDDVAALDADPVRCAHPETSAAMVAEIDDCQKAGDTLGGVVEVLAYGLPPGLGSYVQSDRRLDARLAGVLMGIQAMKGVEVGDGFMTARRRGSLAHDEIERDPHGVIRRRTNRAGGLEGGMTNGEVLRVRAAMKPISTVPRALDTVDTTSGEAAKAIHQRSDVCAVPPAAVVAEAMVALVLAQALLEKVGGDSVQECSRNLRGYLESVPETMR from the coding sequence ATGCTCAGATGGTTGACGGCCGGTGAGTCCCATGGACCGGCGCTCGTGGCAGTGATCGAGGGTGTTCCCAGCGGGGTCGAGGTGACGACCTCGGACCTGACCGCCGCGCTGGCCCGGCGCCGCCTCGGCTACGGCCGCGGAGCGCGGATGAAGTTCGAGCAGGACCAGGTGACCCTGCTCGGGGGCGTGCGCCACGGCCGCACCCAGGGTGGTCCCGTGGCCGTCCAGATCGGCAACACCGAGTGGCCCAAGTGGGAACGGGTGATGTCCGCGGACCCGGTCGACCCGGAGGCCCTCACCGGTGCTCGCGCCGCCGCGCTCACCCGTCCGCGGCCTGGCCATGCAGATCTGGTGGGCATGACGAAGTACGCCTTCGAGGAGGCGCGGCCCGTGCTGGAGCGGGCCAGCGCGCGGGAGACCGCGGCGCGGGTGGCGCTCGGCGTGGTCGCTGCGCACCTGCTGGAGCAGATCGCCGGGGTGCGGCTGGTCTCCCACGTGGTCGGTATCGGGCCCGTGGCGGTGCCGCAGGACGCGCCGCTCCCGGGCCCTGACGACGTCGCGGCGCTGGATGCCGACCCGGTGCGATGCGCGCACCCGGAGACCTCGGCCGCCATGGTGGCCGAGATCGACGACTGCCAGAAGGCCGGGGACACCCTGGGCGGTGTGGTCGAGGTCCTCGCCTATGGTCTGCCGCCGGGCCTGGGGTCCTACGTCCAGTCCGATCGTCGGTTGGACGCGCGCCTCGCCGGGGTGCTGATGGGGATCCAGGCGATGAAGGGCGTGGAGGTCGGGGACGGTTTCATGACCGCTCGTCGTCGAGGATCGCTCGCACACGACGAGATCGAGCGTGATCCCCACGGGGTGATCCGCCGTCGGACCAACCGCGCCGGCGGGCTGGAGGGGGGCATGACGAACGGCGAGGTGCTGCGCGTGCGCGCCGCCATGAAGCCGATCTCCACGGTGCCCCGGGCGCTGGACACGGTGGACACCACCTCGGGTGAGGCGGCGAAGGCGATCCATCAGCGCAGTGATGTGTGCGCGGTGCCGCCGGCCGCCGTCGTGGCCGAGGCCATGGTGGCGCTGGTGCTCGCCCAGGCCCTGCTGGAGAAGGTCGGGGGCGACAGCGTGCAGGAGTGTTCCCGCAACCTGCGCGGGTACCTGGAGTCCGTCCCCGAGACCATGCGATGA
- a CDS encoding shikimate kinase, producing MTDLLLVGPAGTDLPVVARLAAEALGVESLSTQQATAEALGTQDVSLAYVTHGAETFRATEVRIALDALVAHRGVVDLGTSLVEDQEVAAAVREHVGAGTAVLVQLTVSLATAAERLAFTAPRPVFLGNPRAQWTRLAQQAAARYEELGAVPVSTDQRSAEQVAHEIVTLITEGQV from the coding sequence ATGACGGACCTCCTGCTGGTGGGGCCGGCCGGCACCGATCTGCCCGTGGTGGCGCGGCTCGCGGCCGAGGCGCTCGGCGTGGAGTCCCTCTCCACGCAACAGGCGACGGCCGAGGCGCTGGGGACGCAGGACGTCTCCCTGGCGTATGTCACGCACGGCGCGGAGACCTTCCGCGCCACCGAGGTGCGCATCGCCCTGGACGCGTTGGTCGCTCACCGCGGGGTGGTGGACCTGGGCACCAGCCTCGTGGAGGACCAGGAGGTGGCGGCCGCGGTGCGCGAGCACGTGGGCGCCGGCACCGCGGTGCTGGTCCAGCTCACGGTCTCGCTCGCGACGGCGGCCGAGCGGCTGGCCTTCACGGCGCCACGCCCGGTGTTCCTCGGTAATCCCCGCGCGCAGTGGACCAGGCTCGCACAGCAGGCCGCGGCGCGCTACGAGGAACTGGGCGCTGTGCCGGTGAGCACCGACCAGCGCAGCGCGGAGCAGGTCGCGCACGAGATCGTCACGCTCATCACGGAAGGACAGGTATGA
- the aroB gene encoding 3-dehydroquinate synthase, translated as MTRRITVTAEHTYDVLIGSSLLGELAPLLGGDVRRVLILAPHALATTAEAMREDLLAGGLEAYIAEVPDAEEAKTAQVAAFCWGVLGQADFTRSDAIVGLGGGATTDLAGFVAATWLRGIRVIQVPTTLLAMVDAAVGGKTGINTAEGKNLVGSFHSPRGVLADLSTLETLPRHDLVAGLAEVVKCGFIADPEILTLIENDPDGARTPGSAVLAELVERSVAVKASVVSQDLREASLREILNYGHTFGHAIEFTERFSWRHGAAVSVGMVYAAELARLAGRLSEDVVARHRAVLELLGLPTTYRGDRWPRLLEAMRRDKKTRGDMLRFVVLEDVARPTRLEGPDPTLLTAAYAEVAVDQASSIDL; from the coding sequence ATGACCCGCCGGATCACGGTGACCGCCGAGCACACCTACGACGTCCTGATCGGATCGTCCCTGCTGGGCGAGCTCGCGCCCCTGCTCGGTGGTGACGTGCGTCGCGTGCTGATCCTGGCTCCGCACGCTCTGGCCACCACGGCGGAGGCGATGCGGGAGGACCTGCTCGCCGGTGGCCTGGAGGCCTACATCGCGGAGGTGCCGGACGCCGAGGAGGCAAAGACCGCGCAGGTCGCGGCCTTCTGCTGGGGCGTGCTCGGGCAGGCGGACTTCACCCGCAGCGACGCGATCGTGGGGCTGGGCGGCGGTGCGACCACCGATCTGGCCGGCTTCGTGGCCGCGACCTGGCTGCGGGGGATCCGGGTGATCCAGGTGCCCACCACGCTGCTGGCGATGGTGGATGCCGCGGTGGGCGGCAAGACGGGCATCAACACCGCGGAGGGGAAGAACCTCGTGGGCTCCTTCCATTCCCCGCGCGGGGTCCTGGCGGACCTCTCCACGTTGGAGACCCTGCCGCGCCACGACCTCGTCGCCGGGCTCGCCGAGGTCGTCAAGTGCGGGTTCATCGCCGATCCGGAGATCCTCACCCTCATCGAGAACGATCCGGACGGCGCCCGCACACCGGGCAGCGCCGTGCTCGCCGAGCTCGTGGAGCGATCGGTGGCGGTGAAGGCCAGCGTGGTCTCGCAGGACCTGCGCGAGGCCTCGCTGCGGGAGATCCTCAACTACGGGCACACGTTCGGTCACGCGATCGAATTCACGGAGCGCTTCTCCTGGCGGCACGGCGCGGCGGTGAGCGTGGGCATGGTGTACGCGGCCGAGCTGGCGCGACTGGCCGGGCGGCTCTCGGAGGACGTGGTCGCGCGGCACCGTGCGGTGCTGGAACTCCTCGGTCTGCCCACCACCTACCGGGGCGATCGGTGGCCGCGACTGCTGGAGGCGATGCGGCGCGACAAGAAGACCCGCGGGGACATGCTGCGCTTCGTGGTGCTGGAGGATGTCGCCCGACCGACGCGGCTCGAGGGGCCCGATCCGACTCTGCTGACGGCAGCGTACGCCGAGGTCGCGGTGGATCAAGCCAGTAGCATTGATCTCTAG
- the efp gene encoding elongation factor P: MATTNDLKNGLVLNLEGQLWSVVEFQHVKPGKGPAFVRTKLKNVLSGKIVDKTFNAGLKVETATVDKRDMQYLYKDGESFVFMDSSDFEQFYLSEELVGDSAKYLLENSEVIVALHEGNPIYVELPASAVFEITYTEPGIQGDRSNAGTKSATIETGAEIQVPLFVEMGTKVKVDTRSGAYLGRA; encoded by the coding sequence GTGGCAACGACGAACGACCTGAAGAACGGCCTCGTCCTCAACCTCGAGGGCCAGCTCTGGAGCGTGGTGGAGTTCCAGCACGTCAAGCCTGGCAAGGGCCCGGCGTTCGTGCGCACCAAGCTGAAGAACGTGCTCTCCGGCAAGATCGTGGACAAGACGTTCAACGCCGGCCTCAAGGTCGAGACGGCCACCGTGGACAAGCGCGACATGCAGTACCTGTACAAGGACGGCGAGTCGTTCGTGTTCATGGACTCCAGTGACTTCGAGCAGTTCTATCTCAGCGAGGAGCTGGTGGGTGACTCCGCCAAGTACCTGCTGGAGAATTCCGAGGTGATCGTGGCGCTGCACGAGGGCAACCCGATCTACGTGGAACTGCCGGCCTCGGCCGTCTTCGAGATCACCTACACCGAACCGGGCATCCAGGGCGACCGCTCCAATGCCGGGACCAAGTCCGCCACCATCGAGACCGGCGCCGAGATCCAGGTGCCGCTGTTCGTGGAGATGGGCACCAAGGTGAAGGTCGACACGCGCAGCGGCGCCTACCTCGGCCGCGCCTGA
- the nusB gene encoding transcription antitermination factor NusB: MPDRSKDRRRALDLLFEVDQRRRAGERVSLSDTLTDRLADPAGLKPQRTYAAQIVLGVDEHAERIDELLATYSAWTLDRMPAVDRSILRMGVWELLYNDDIPDGVAVEQATNLASELSTDESPGYVNGLLGQLQRLAPTLRTAEAPHGPEH, encoded by the coding sequence ATGCCGGATCGAAGCAAGGACCGCCGTCGGGCCCTGGATCTGCTCTTCGAGGTGGATCAGCGCCGGCGCGCCGGTGAGCGGGTCTCGCTCAGCGACACGCTGACCGATCGGCTCGCCGACCCCGCGGGCCTGAAGCCCCAGCGCACCTACGCCGCACAGATCGTGCTCGGAGTCGACGAGCACGCCGAGCGCATCGACGAGTTGCTGGCCACCTACTCCGCCTGGACCCTGGACCGGATGCCCGCCGTGGACCGCTCCATCCTGCGGATGGGGGTCTGGGAGTTGCTGTACAACGACGACATCCCCGACGGTGTGGCCGTGGAGCAGGCGACGAACCTGGCCTCCGAACTGTCCACCGACGAGTCCCCGGGCTACGTCAACGGCCTGCTGGGCCAGCTCCAGCGGCTGGCGCCCACCCTGCGAACAGCCGAGGCACCGCACGGCCCTGAACACTAG